Part of the Paenibacillus aurantius genome, GGGACCGGCGTTCCGTATTAGCGTTTCGGCATTTTGCTCTCATCCATGTACAGCAGATTCCAGCGGTGGCCGTCCAGGTCGGCAAATCCTGCTCCGTACATCCAGCCGTCGCTTTCACTCGGTTTGCCAAAGATGCTTCCTCCGGCTAACTCTACTTTTTGAATAAAAGCATCTACTTCTTCTCTGCTTTTAGCGCCAATGGAAAAGATAACTTCTGCGCTATGGGAAGTATCTGCGGTTTTGGCACCTGTAAATTTCTCAAACGCGGCATCCGGGAACAGCAGAATCGTGGTTTGGCCAATGGCAAGCTTGGCTCTCTCGTTACCAATGCTCACCGCATGGAATCCAATCTCATTGAAAAAGGCAGTGGACCTCTCAACATCTTTGACCGGCAGGTTAATCCAAATCTCCTGTGACATGGCTGCAGCCTCCTGGAATATATTTTCAATTCCTACTATACTCTACTTCTGGCAGCAGAAGCGAATCTTATAAAAGAAACCGCAGCATAAAGGATACAAGTACCATTTACTCCTTATTTAAGAGGTTGTAAAGGTTGGGGAGTACTTGGTATAATACTTCCAATATTTGAAAGCCATGATAAGGAAGAAAGCCTCTGAGCAGCACATCGGAACCCATAAAGGAAGAGGCTTATAGGGCGGCATATTAGCGAATCCTGGGTGGTACCACGGGTACAATAAAATCTCGTCCCTGAGTCTGTAAGGTCTTGGGGGCGATTTTTTTATTTAATTATGGCTAGAGTTATTGAGAACTTTTAAGGGGTGCTTATATGGATAGCGTAGAGATCGTAAGAAAATTTTATGATGAAACGGTCAACTATGAATGGAGGCGCCTGGAGCGCCACAAAGTCGAGTATGAGATTAGCAAGCGTTTCATTACCCGTTATGTTAAACCAAGTGACAGAGTATTAGACTTGGGCGGGGGTCCCGGAAAATACTCGCTCTACCTCGCGGCTTTGGACTGTAAGGTGACGTTGG contains:
- a CDS encoding VOC family protein; the encoded protein is MSQEIWINLPVKDVERSTAFFNEIGFHAVSIGNERAKLAIGQTTILLFPDAAFEKFTGAKTADTSHSAEVIFSIGAKSREEVDAFIQKVELAGGSIFGKPSESDGWMYGAGFADLDGHRWNLLYMDESKMPKR